A stretch of the Erinaceus europaeus chromosome 1, mEriEur2.1, whole genome shotgun sequence genome encodes the following:
- the BIRC7 gene encoding baculoviral IAP repeat-containing protein 7 yields the protein MKSEDRLKHLCCGSIQRCQEPQSLCGHILTMDNVDGQILGQLRPLAEGENGQEEEEGTRAGVASSSQPAFPRMSSEDLRLASFSDWPLTAAVRPELLAAAGFFHTGQQDQVRCFFCQGGLQNWERGDEPWTEHAKWFPRCEFLLRTKGWDFVCRVQETCCHLFDPWDQLRAPEDTAPSSPLDGSFQEWDAWRRCSAVQSVLRMGFTLSQVKQLVKQKYCQAVPDSVSVSQLVADLLQEEDEGQAMGTRAPTHWGPELTTPTREPQSEGAKEPGPQDAKEQLQRLREERTCKVCLDRTASVVFVPCGHLVCAECAPALQLCPICRAPIHSYVRTFLS from the exons ATGAAGTCTGAGGACAGGCTCAAACATTTGTGCTGCGGCTCCATACAGAGGTGCCAGGAACCCCAATCTCTGTGTGGTCATATCCTCACCATGGACAATGTGGATGGGCAGATCCTGGGCCAGCTGCGCCCTCTGGCAGAGGGGGAGAATggtcaggaggaggaggagggaaccaGGGCAGGAGTCGCATCTTCTTCAcagcctgccttccccagaatgAGCTCTGAGGACCTGCGGCTGGCCTCCTTCTCTGACTGGCCACTGACAGCTGCGGTGCGGCCTGAACTGCTGGCAGCTGCTGGTTTCTTCCACACTG GCCAGCAGGACCAGGTGAGGTGCTTCTTCTGCCAAGGAGGGCTGCAGAACTGGGAGCGAGGGGATGAGCCCTGGACAGAACACGCCAAGTGGTTCCCCAG GTGTGAATTCCTGCTCAGGACAAAAGGATGGGACTTTGTTTGCCGTGTCCAGGAAACTTGCTGTCACCTCTTTGACCCCTGG GACCAACTGAGAGCCCCAGAAGATACAGCCCCCTCCAGTCCCTTAG ATGGGAGCTTCCAGGAATGGGATGCTTGGAGGAGGTGTTCAGCAGTGCAAAGCGTCCTCCGAATGGGCTTTACGCTCAGCCAAGTGAAGCAGCTGGTGAAACAAAAATACTGCCAGGCAGTACCAGACAGTGTGTCTGTATCTCAGTTGGTGGCTGACTTGCTCCAGGAAGAGGATGAGGGCCAGGCCATGGGGACCAGAG CTCCCACCCACTGGGGTCCTGAGCTGACTACACCCACAAGAGAGCCCCAGTCAGAAGGTGCCAAGGAACCAG GACCCCAGGATGCCAAGGAGCAGCTACAGCGCCTGCGGGAGGAACGCACTTGCAAGGTGTGCCTGGACCGCACTGCCTCCGTTGTCTTCGTGCCCTGCGGCCACCTAGTCTGCGCTGAGTGTGCACCTGCCCTGCAGTtgtgccccatctgcagggcccCCATTCACAGCTATGTGCGCACCTTCCTCTCCTAG
- the YTHDF1 gene encoding YTH domain-containing family protein 1 isoform X1, with translation MSATSVDPQRTKGQESKVQNGSLHQKDTVHDNDFEHYLSGQSNQSNSYPSMADPYLSSYYPPSIGFPYSLSEAPWSTGGDPPIPYLTTYGQLSNGDHHFMHDAVFGQPGGLGNNIYQHRFNFFPENPAFSAWGTSGSQGQQAQGSAYGSSYTYPPSSLGGTIVDGQTGFHSDSLNKAPGMNSLEQGMVGLKIGDVTTSTVKTVGSVVSSVAMTGVLSGSGGVNVNLPVSKPTSWAAIASKPAKPQPKMKAKGGPVIGGALPPPPIKHNMDIGTWDNKGPVPKVPAPQQVPSPQSIPQPPPTVQPLPSQPPPMAQPQYQSPQQPPQTRWVAPRNRNAVFGQSGGTAGDSNTPGNTHPNAAPSVESHPVLEKLKAAHSYNPKEFDWNLKNGRVFIIKSYSEDDIHRSIKYSIWCSTEHGNKRLDSAFRATSSKGPVYLLFSVNGSGHFCGVAEMKSPVDYGTSAGVWSQDKWKGKFDVKWIFVKDVPNNQLRHIRLENNDNKPVTNSRDTQEVPLEKAKQVLKIIASYKHTTSIFDDFSHYEKRQEEEEVVRKERQNRNKQ, from the exons ATGTCGGCCACCAGCGTGGACCCCCAG AGAACAAAAGGACAGGAGAGTAAAG TACAAAATGGTTCTTTGCATCAGAAGGATACAGTTCATGACAATGACTTTGAGCACTACCTTTCTGGACAGTCAAATCAG AGCAACAGTTATCCCTCCATGGCTGATCCCTATCTGTCCAGCTATTACCCACCATCCATTGGATTTCCCTACTCCCTCAGTGAGGCACCATGGTCAACTGGAGGGGACCCTCCTATCCCATACCTCACCACCTATGGACAGCTTAGTAATGGAGACCATCATTTTATGCATGATGCTGTGTTTGGGCAACCTGGGGGCTTGGGGAACAACATCTATCAACACAGGTTTAATTTCTTCCCTGAAAACCCTGCCTTCTCAGCCTGGGGAACAAGTGGGTCTCAGGGGCAGCAGGCTCAGGGCTCAGCCTACGGGAGTAGCTACACCTACCCACCGAGCTCCCTGGGTGGCACAATTGTTGACGGCCAGACGGGCTTTCATAGTGACAGCCTTAACAAGGCCCCTGGTATGAACAGCCTAGAGCAAGGTATGGTGGGCCTGAAGATTGGTGACGTCACCACCTCCACAGTCAAGACAGTGGGCTCAGTTGTCAGCAGTGTGGCAATGACTGGTGTGCTTTCTGGCAGTGGTGGGGTGAATGTAAACCTACCAGTTTCTAAGCCCACTTCATGGGCAGCTATTGCCAGCAAGCCTGCAAAGCCACAGCCGAAAATGAAAGCAAAGGGTGGACCTGTCATTGGAGGTGCTCTGCCACCTCCACCCATAAAACataacatggacattggcacctGGGACAACAAGGGGCCTGTGCCCAAGGTCCCGGCACCCCAGCAGGTGCCATCCCCCCAGTCTATTCCCCAACCCCCACCGACTGTTCAACCTCTTCCATCTCAGCCTCCCCCGATGGCCCAGCCACAGTATCAGAGTCCTCAGCAGCCACCACAAACACGCTGGGTCGCCCCTCGAAACAGAAATGCAGTGTTTGGACAGAGTGGAGGGACTGCTGGTGACAGTAACACTCCTGGAAATACCCACCCTAATGCTGCCCCAAGTGTAGAGTCCCACCCTGTCCTTGAAAAACTGAAAGCTGCCCATAGTTATAATCCTAAAGAGTTTGATTGGAATCTAAAAAACGGACGTGTGTTCATCATAAAGAGCTACTCAGAGGATGATATTCACCGCTCCATCAAATACTCCATCTGGTGCAGCACAGAGCATGGCAATAAGCGGCTGGACAGTGCCTTCCGTGCCACCAGCAGCAAAGGGCCTGTCTACCTCCTCTTCAGTGTCAATGGGAGCGGGCATTTTTGTGGGGTGGCTGAGATGAAATCACCAGTGGACTACGGCACAAGTGCTGGAGTCTGGTCTCAGGACAAATGGAAGGGCAAGTTTGACGTTAAGTGGATTTTTGTCAAGGACGTGCCCAACAACCAGCTCCGGCACATCAGACTGGAGAACAATGACAATAAGCCAGTCACAAACTCACGTGACACCCAGGAAGTACCCTTGGAAAAAGCTAAGCAAGTACTGAAAATCATTGCTTCCTATAAGCACACGACCTCCATCTTTGATGACTTCTCTCACTATGAGAAAcgccaggaggaggaggaggtggtgcgCAAG GAACGGCAGAATCGGAACAAGCAGTAA
- the YTHDF1 gene encoding YTH domain-containing family protein 1 isoform X2, which yields MGLDPLHSTGGSCQEGISEVTPGRLPGVGVQTQAWSNSYPSMADPYLSSYYPPSIGFPYSLSEAPWSTGGDPPIPYLTTYGQLSNGDHHFMHDAVFGQPGGLGNNIYQHRFNFFPENPAFSAWGTSGSQGQQAQGSAYGSSYTYPPSSLGGTIVDGQTGFHSDSLNKAPGMNSLEQGMVGLKIGDVTTSTVKTVGSVVSSVAMTGVLSGSGGVNVNLPVSKPTSWAAIASKPAKPQPKMKAKGGPVIGGALPPPPIKHNMDIGTWDNKGPVPKVPAPQQVPSPQSIPQPPPTVQPLPSQPPPMAQPQYQSPQQPPQTRWVAPRNRNAVFGQSGGTAGDSNTPGNTHPNAAPSVESHPVLEKLKAAHSYNPKEFDWNLKNGRVFIIKSYSEDDIHRSIKYSIWCSTEHGNKRLDSAFRATSSKGPVYLLFSVNGSGHFCGVAEMKSPVDYGTSAGVWSQDKWKGKFDVKWIFVKDVPNNQLRHIRLENNDNKPVTNSRDTQEVPLEKAKQVLKIIASYKHTTSIFDDFSHYEKRQEEEEVVRKERQNRNKQ from the exons ATGGGACTAGACCCTCTGCACTCAACTGGTGGCAGCTGTCAGGAAGGGATCTCAGAGGTGACCCCTGGAAGGTTACCAGGAGTGGGTGTACAAACCCAGGCATGG AGCAACAGTTATCCCTCCATGGCTGATCCCTATCTGTCCAGCTATTACCCACCATCCATTGGATTTCCCTACTCCCTCAGTGAGGCACCATGGTCAACTGGAGGGGACCCTCCTATCCCATACCTCACCACCTATGGACAGCTTAGTAATGGAGACCATCATTTTATGCATGATGCTGTGTTTGGGCAACCTGGGGGCTTGGGGAACAACATCTATCAACACAGGTTTAATTTCTTCCCTGAAAACCCTGCCTTCTCAGCCTGGGGAACAAGTGGGTCTCAGGGGCAGCAGGCTCAGGGCTCAGCCTACGGGAGTAGCTACACCTACCCACCGAGCTCCCTGGGTGGCACAATTGTTGACGGCCAGACGGGCTTTCATAGTGACAGCCTTAACAAGGCCCCTGGTATGAACAGCCTAGAGCAAGGTATGGTGGGCCTGAAGATTGGTGACGTCACCACCTCCACAGTCAAGACAGTGGGCTCAGTTGTCAGCAGTGTGGCAATGACTGGTGTGCTTTCTGGCAGTGGTGGGGTGAATGTAAACCTACCAGTTTCTAAGCCCACTTCATGGGCAGCTATTGCCAGCAAGCCTGCAAAGCCACAGCCGAAAATGAAAGCAAAGGGTGGACCTGTCATTGGAGGTGCTCTGCCACCTCCACCCATAAAACataacatggacattggcacctGGGACAACAAGGGGCCTGTGCCCAAGGTCCCGGCACCCCAGCAGGTGCCATCCCCCCAGTCTATTCCCCAACCCCCACCGACTGTTCAACCTCTTCCATCTCAGCCTCCCCCGATGGCCCAGCCACAGTATCAGAGTCCTCAGCAGCCACCACAAACACGCTGGGTCGCCCCTCGAAACAGAAATGCAGTGTTTGGACAGAGTGGAGGGACTGCTGGTGACAGTAACACTCCTGGAAATACCCACCCTAATGCTGCCCCAAGTGTAGAGTCCCACCCTGTCCTTGAAAAACTGAAAGCTGCCCATAGTTATAATCCTAAAGAGTTTGATTGGAATCTAAAAAACGGACGTGTGTTCATCATAAAGAGCTACTCAGAGGATGATATTCACCGCTCCATCAAATACTCCATCTGGTGCAGCACAGAGCATGGCAATAAGCGGCTGGACAGTGCCTTCCGTGCCACCAGCAGCAAAGGGCCTGTCTACCTCCTCTTCAGTGTCAATGGGAGCGGGCATTTTTGTGGGGTGGCTGAGATGAAATCACCAGTGGACTACGGCACAAGTGCTGGAGTCTGGTCTCAGGACAAATGGAAGGGCAAGTTTGACGTTAAGTGGATTTTTGTCAAGGACGTGCCCAACAACCAGCTCCGGCACATCAGACTGGAGAACAATGACAATAAGCCAGTCACAAACTCACGTGACACCCAGGAAGTACCCTTGGAAAAAGCTAAGCAAGTACTGAAAATCATTGCTTCCTATAAGCACACGACCTCCATCTTTGATGACTTCTCTCACTATGAGAAAcgccaggaggaggaggaggtggtgcgCAAG GAACGGCAGAATCGGAACAAGCAGTAA
- the YTHDF1 gene encoding YTH domain-containing family protein 1 isoform X3: MADPYLSSYYPPSIGFPYSLSEAPWSTGGDPPIPYLTTYGQLSNGDHHFMHDAVFGQPGGLGNNIYQHRFNFFPENPAFSAWGTSGSQGQQAQGSAYGSSYTYPPSSLGGTIVDGQTGFHSDSLNKAPGMNSLEQGMVGLKIGDVTTSTVKTVGSVVSSVAMTGVLSGSGGVNVNLPVSKPTSWAAIASKPAKPQPKMKAKGGPVIGGALPPPPIKHNMDIGTWDNKGPVPKVPAPQQVPSPQSIPQPPPTVQPLPSQPPPMAQPQYQSPQQPPQTRWVAPRNRNAVFGQSGGTAGDSNTPGNTHPNAAPSVESHPVLEKLKAAHSYNPKEFDWNLKNGRVFIIKSYSEDDIHRSIKYSIWCSTEHGNKRLDSAFRATSSKGPVYLLFSVNGSGHFCGVAEMKSPVDYGTSAGVWSQDKWKGKFDVKWIFVKDVPNNQLRHIRLENNDNKPVTNSRDTQEVPLEKAKQVLKIIASYKHTTSIFDDFSHYEKRQEEEEVVRKERQNRNKQ, from the exons ATGGCTGATCCCTATCTGTCCAGCTATTACCCACCATCCATTGGATTTCCCTACTCCCTCAGTGAGGCACCATGGTCAACTGGAGGGGACCCTCCTATCCCATACCTCACCACCTATGGACAGCTTAGTAATGGAGACCATCATTTTATGCATGATGCTGTGTTTGGGCAACCTGGGGGCTTGGGGAACAACATCTATCAACACAGGTTTAATTTCTTCCCTGAAAACCCTGCCTTCTCAGCCTGGGGAACAAGTGGGTCTCAGGGGCAGCAGGCTCAGGGCTCAGCCTACGGGAGTAGCTACACCTACCCACCGAGCTCCCTGGGTGGCACAATTGTTGACGGCCAGACGGGCTTTCATAGTGACAGCCTTAACAAGGCCCCTGGTATGAACAGCCTAGAGCAAGGTATGGTGGGCCTGAAGATTGGTGACGTCACCACCTCCACAGTCAAGACAGTGGGCTCAGTTGTCAGCAGTGTGGCAATGACTGGTGTGCTTTCTGGCAGTGGTGGGGTGAATGTAAACCTACCAGTTTCTAAGCCCACTTCATGGGCAGCTATTGCCAGCAAGCCTGCAAAGCCACAGCCGAAAATGAAAGCAAAGGGTGGACCTGTCATTGGAGGTGCTCTGCCACCTCCACCCATAAAACataacatggacattggcacctGGGACAACAAGGGGCCTGTGCCCAAGGTCCCGGCACCCCAGCAGGTGCCATCCCCCCAGTCTATTCCCCAACCCCCACCGACTGTTCAACCTCTTCCATCTCAGCCTCCCCCGATGGCCCAGCCACAGTATCAGAGTCCTCAGCAGCCACCACAAACACGCTGGGTCGCCCCTCGAAACAGAAATGCAGTGTTTGGACAGAGTGGAGGGACTGCTGGTGACAGTAACACTCCTGGAAATACCCACCCTAATGCTGCCCCAAGTGTAGAGTCCCACCCTGTCCTTGAAAAACTGAAAGCTGCCCATAGTTATAATCCTAAAGAGTTTGATTGGAATCTAAAAAACGGACGTGTGTTCATCATAAAGAGCTACTCAGAGGATGATATTCACCGCTCCATCAAATACTCCATCTGGTGCAGCACAGAGCATGGCAATAAGCGGCTGGACAGTGCCTTCCGTGCCACCAGCAGCAAAGGGCCTGTCTACCTCCTCTTCAGTGTCAATGGGAGCGGGCATTTTTGTGGGGTGGCTGAGATGAAATCACCAGTGGACTACGGCACAAGTGCTGGAGTCTGGTCTCAGGACAAATGGAAGGGCAAGTTTGACGTTAAGTGGATTTTTGTCAAGGACGTGCCCAACAACCAGCTCCGGCACATCAGACTGGAGAACAATGACAATAAGCCAGTCACAAACTCACGTGACACCCAGGAAGTACCCTTGGAAAAAGCTAAGCAAGTACTGAAAATCATTGCTTCCTATAAGCACACGACCTCCATCTTTGATGACTTCTCTCACTATGAGAAAcgccaggaggaggaggaggtggtgcgCAAG GAACGGCAGAATCGGAACAAGCAGTAA